In one Denitratisoma sp. genomic region, the following are encoded:
- a CDS encoding nucleoside-diphosphate sugar epimerase/dehydratase, whose product MNWRALLAFIHDLTATALMWLAAYWIRFNFDTPPDFVATSWKALAWVMPLYAVIYLKFGLYRGIWRYASMGDLRRLLIAVGLGAVATAGIVYMIQAAGIPRSILLLHPILLLLAMGGNRFLYRAWKDGHLFSRNLHDGQPVLVLGAGDAAAMLLKDLSRSTAWRVVGLLDDDAAKHGRRLVDVPILGPLAAVAEQAGRLDVTHAIIAMPNVSAAQRRRAAELAGAAGLTVLTVPAMADVLSGKVSVSQVRKVELEDLLGRDPIQLDDEGLHRLLTGRRVLVTGAGGSIGSELCRQIANYAPAQLVLFEQSEFALYRIEQEFSASFPEVRIVCLVGDVKEEASLTSAFATYRPDVVFHAAAYKHVPLMENENAWQAVRNNVLGTWRVARAAMAAGIDKFVMVSTDKAVNPTNVMGASKRLAEMVCQALQAESGGTHFVTVRFGNVLGSSGSVIPRFREQIARGGPVTVTHPDIIRYFMLIPEAAQLVLQAGLMGQGGEIYVLDMGEPVKIVDLARDMIRLSGYTEEEIRIVFTGLRPGEKLFEELLADGEHTLPTPHPKLRIARAQAALSAVEMADLVAWLLGAPQGEQAVKQHLTRFVPEYRPRQPE is encoded by the coding sequence ATGAACTGGCGCGCACTGCTCGCATTCATTCACGACCTGACGGCGACGGCCCTCATGTGGCTGGCTGCCTACTGGATCCGCTTCAATTTCGATACCCCCCCGGATTTCGTGGCGACCTCCTGGAAGGCACTGGCCTGGGTGATGCCGCTCTATGCGGTGATCTACCTGAAGTTCGGTCTGTACCGCGGCATCTGGCGCTATGCCAGCATGGGCGATCTGCGCCGGCTGCTGATCGCGGTGGGCCTGGGGGCGGTTGCCACGGCCGGCATCGTCTACATGATCCAGGCGGCCGGCATTCCGCGCTCGATCCTGCTGCTGCACCCCATCCTGCTGCTGCTGGCGATGGGCGGCAACCGCTTCCTGTATCGGGCCTGGAAGGATGGTCACCTCTTCTCGCGGAACCTGCACGACGGGCAGCCGGTGCTGGTGCTTGGCGCCGGTGACGCTGCGGCCATGCTGCTCAAGGATCTGTCGCGCAGTACGGCGTGGCGGGTGGTCGGCCTGCTCGACGACGACGCAGCCAAGCACGGAAGGCGCCTCGTCGACGTGCCGATCCTCGGACCGCTTGCTGCCGTGGCCGAACAGGCCGGGCGCCTCGACGTGACGCATGCCATCATTGCCATGCCGAACGTGTCGGCCGCACAGCGCCGCCGGGCGGCGGAACTGGCGGGCGCTGCGGGGTTGACTGTGCTGACCGTGCCGGCCATGGCCGATGTGTTGTCGGGCAAGGTGTCCGTCTCGCAGGTGCGCAAGGTCGAACTGGAAGACCTGCTCGGCCGCGATCCGATTCAGCTCGACGACGAGGGGCTGCACCGCCTGCTGACGGGCCGACGGGTGCTGGTAACCGGCGCCGGGGGCTCGATCGGCTCCGAGTTGTGCCGCCAGATCGCCAACTATGCGCCGGCACAGCTGGTGTTGTTCGAGCAGTCCGAATTCGCCCTCTATCGCATCGAGCAGGAGTTTTCCGCAAGTTTCCCGGAAGTTCGCATTGTTTGCCTTGTCGGCGACGTCAAGGAGGAGGCCAGCCTGACATCCGCCTTTGCCACGTATCGGCCCGATGTGGTGTTTCATGCGGCCGCCTACAAGCATGTGCCGCTCATGGAAAACGAGAACGCCTGGCAGGCGGTGCGCAACAATGTGCTTGGAACCTGGCGCGTGGCGCGCGCGGCGATGGCGGCCGGCATCGACAAGTTCGTCATGGTGTCCACCGACAAGGCGGTGAATCCGACCAACGTGATGGGCGCCAGCAAGCGCCTGGCGGAGATGGTCTGCCAGGCCTTGCAGGCGGAGAGCGGGGGCACGCACTTCGTCACGGTCCGCTTCGGCAACGTGCTGGGCAGCAGCGGCAGTGTGATTCCACGGTTCCGCGAGCAGATCGCCCGCGGCGGGCCGGTGACGGTGACGCATCCGGACATCATCCGCTACTTCATGCTGATTCCCGAGGCGGCGCAGCTGGTGCTGCAGGCCGGCCTGATGGGGCAGGGCGGCGAAATTTACGTCCTCGACATGGGCGAACCGGTGAAGATCGTCGATCTGGCCCGCGACATGATCCGGCTCTCCGGTTACACCGAGGAGGAGATCAGGATCGTCTTCACCGGCTTGCGCCCCGGCGAAAAACTCTTCGAAGAGCTGCTCGCCGACGGCGAACATACGCTGCCGACGCCGCATCCCAAGCTGCGCATCGCGCGGGCGCAGGCTGCGCTGTCGGCGGTGGAGATGGCGGATCTTGTGGCCTGGCTGCTGGGTGCGCCGCAGGGAGAACAGGCCGTCAAGCAACACCTGACGCGGTTCGTCCCGGAGTATCGACCCCGCCAGCCGGAATGA
- the galE gene encoding UDP-glucose 4-epimerase GalE yields the protein MKSANTILVTGGAGYIGSHACIELLQAGYGVVVVDNLCNSRREVFGRIERIAGRPVAFHECDVRDAAALRAVFREHAIGAVLHFAGLKAVEESVARPLDYYENNVGGTLTLCEAMSEAGVRQLVFSSSATVYGDPDAVPVGEDHPLRPTNPYGRSKVMVESILQDLFRSDSAWKIALLRYFNPVGAHESGLIGEDPGGVPNNLVPFIAQVAVGRREALNVYGNDYPTPDGTGVRDYIHVVDLARGHLAALEKLATSHAVITANLGTGRGYSVLEVVEAFRQASGRDIPYRFVARRAGDVAACYADPELAARLLGWRAERGLEQMCRDAWRWQSMNPNGYAG from the coding sequence ATGAAATCCGCAAACACGATTCTGGTAACGGGCGGCGCCGGCTACATCGGTTCCCATGCCTGTATTGAATTGCTGCAGGCCGGTTATGGCGTGGTGGTGGTCGACAACCTGTGCAACAGCCGCCGCGAGGTGTTTGGGCGGATCGAGCGGATCGCAGGCCGGCCGGTCGCCTTCCACGAATGCGACGTGCGCGACGCGGCAGCCCTGCGCGCGGTGTTCCGCGAACACGCCATCGGCGCGGTGCTGCATTTCGCCGGCCTGAAGGCGGTCGAGGAGTCCGTTGCGCGACCGCTGGACTACTACGAGAACAACGTCGGCGGCACGCTGACGTTGTGCGAGGCGATGTCTGAAGCCGGGGTCAGGCAACTGGTCTTCAGTTCGTCGGCCACGGTATACGGAGACCCCGATGCGGTGCCGGTTGGCGAGGATCATCCGTTGCGGCCGACGAACCCCTATGGCCGCAGCAAGGTCATGGTCGAGTCGATCCTGCAGGATCTTTTCCGTTCCGACTCCGCCTGGAAGATCGCGCTGCTGCGCTATTTCAATCCCGTCGGCGCCCACGAGAGCGGTCTGATCGGCGAGGATCCGGGCGGTGTGCCGAACAATCTCGTGCCTTTCATTGCCCAGGTGGCGGTGGGCCGGCGCGAGGCGCTCAATGTGTACGGCAACGATTACCCGACGCCGGACGGCACGGGAGTGCGGGACTATATTCATGTCGTCGATCTCGCCCGCGGCCACCTGGCGGCGCTGGAGAAGCTGGCGACAAGCCACGCGGTGATCACCGCAAATCTTGGCACCGGGCGCGGCTACAGCGTACTGGAAGTGGTCGAGGCGTTCCGCCAGGCTTCGGGCCGGGATATCCCCTATCGCTTCGTTGCCCGGCGCGCGGGCGATGTCGCCGCCTGCTACGCCGACCCGGAATTGGCCGCCCGCTTGCTGGGCTGGCGCGCCGAGCGCGGCCTAGAGCAGATGTGCCGGGATGCCTGGCGCTGGCAGAGCATGAATCCGAACGGCTACGCCGGGTAG
- a CDS encoding Fic family protein, whose amino-acid sequence MRAIVVAGPYGATPDALGARFAGISRSTLNRRLRDLVTEGRIKAIGKGPGIRYVSGAQFPEEDIRRYFETDWQARPSVGFREEQLLPEPGISPEKAARLRKLNAISRPLDRKFLADFLIDFSWASSLLEGGTYSAIDTQALIEYGQRNPDKPVEDALLILNHKNAIEYLWSHRELTVETLCRLHSLLTDRHGLADAADSEHFLPDGQLGVPREYEEVRLGRSAYGPPFRPGTGYIGRALALVVDTAVKLEPVAAALYLMTRLPYLQAFANGNKRTSRLAANLPLLRAGMLPISFVDFVKADYVLGMSAYYELGDIQIIERVFIQGYVRSIVRGSDLPASVRVGGFKVDEVAGELVKYVQSGRMPAHPAAALFLT is encoded by the coding sequence ATGCGAGCCATTGTCGTCGCGGGGCCTTATGGGGCCACCCCCGATGCTTTGGGGGCACGGTTTGCCGGAATCAGCCGATCTACGCTCAATCGCCGCCTGCGAGATCTGGTGACTGAAGGGCGCATCAAGGCGATCGGGAAGGGGCCTGGCATACGCTATGTTTCTGGGGCGCAATTCCCGGAGGAGGATATACGGCGCTATTTTGAAACCGACTGGCAGGCGCGGCCCTCCGTTGGTTTCCGTGAAGAGCAGCTATTGCCGGAACCCGGGATCTCCCCGGAAAAGGCGGCGCGGTTGCGCAAGCTCAATGCCATTTCGCGCCCGCTCGACAGGAAGTTTCTGGCGGATTTCCTGATCGATTTTTCATGGGCCTCGTCGTTGCTCGAGGGCGGCACTTACTCGGCCATCGATACCCAGGCGCTGATCGAATACGGCCAACGCAATCCGGACAAGCCGGTCGAGGATGCGCTGCTCATTCTCAATCACAAGAATGCCATCGAGTATCTGTGGTCGCACCGCGAACTTACCGTCGAAACCTTGTGCCGGCTTCATTCCCTGCTTACAGACCGGCATGGGCTTGCCGATGCTGCGGATTCGGAGCATTTCCTGCCCGACGGGCAACTCGGCGTGCCGAGGGAATACGAGGAGGTGCGGCTGGGGCGGTCAGCCTACGGGCCGCCTTTCCGTCCCGGGACAGGTTACATTGGCAGGGCGCTGGCACTGGTTGTCGATACGGCCGTGAAACTGGAACCTGTTGCGGCGGCGCTTTATCTGATGACGCGCCTTCCTTATCTGCAGGCCTTCGCAAACGGCAACAAGAGGACTTCCCGCCTTGCCGCCAATCTGCCTTTGCTGAGGGCGGGCATGCTGCCGATATCGTTCGTGGACTTCGTGAAGGCGGACTATGTGCTCGGGATGTCCGCCTATTACGAGCTTGGCGACATCCAGATCATCGAGCGGGTTTTCATTCAAGGTTATGTGAGGTCGATCGTTCGCGGCAGCGACTTGCCGGCATCCGTTCGGGTCGGCGGCTTCAAGGTGGATGAGGTTGCGGGAGAACTGGTGAAGTATGTTCAGTCTGGCCGTATGCCGGCACACCCCGCTGCCGCCCTGTTCCTGACATGA
- a CDS encoding symmetrical bis(5'-nucleosyl)-tetraphosphatase, whose translation MTTYAIGDIQGCFDSFRRLLDLARFDPARDRLWLVGDLVNRGPHSLETLRFVKELGNAAITVLGNHDLHLLMLSEGYSKKHHDDTVDAILEAHDRDELLDWLRHCPMMHVEDGHALLHAGLLPQWTVAQAQRLAGEVEAALQAENYRDFLANMWGSEPPSWGDDLTGWPRLRVIVNAMTRMRFCSPDGVMEFKTKGELADAPEGYLPWFAVPGRRSADHVLVTGHWSALGLRIEPNLLALDSGCLWGRHLTAVRLPEREVFQIDCAGEDVT comes from the coding sequence ATGACCACCTACGCCATCGGCGACATCCAGGGCTGCTTCGACTCCTTCCGCCGCCTGCTCGACCTGGCCCGCTTCGATCCGGCGCGCGACCGCCTTTGGCTGGTCGGCGACCTGGTCAATCGCGGCCCGCATTCGTTGGAGACGCTGCGCTTCGTCAAGGAACTGGGTAATGCTGCAATCACGGTGCTGGGCAACCACGACCTGCACCTGCTGATGCTGTCCGAGGGCTACTCGAAGAAGCATCATGACGATACGGTGGATGCCATTCTGGAGGCGCACGACCGCGACGAATTGCTCGACTGGCTGCGCCATTGCCCCATGATGCATGTCGAGGACGGTCATGCCCTGTTGCATGCCGGCCTGCTGCCGCAGTGGACGGTGGCGCAGGCGCAACGACTGGCTGGCGAGGTCGAGGCAGCGCTGCAGGCGGAGAACTACCGCGACTTCCTCGCCAACATGTGGGGCAGCGAGCCGCCGTCATGGGGTGATGACCTGACCGGCTGGCCGCGCTTGCGGGTGATCGTGAATGCCATGACGCGGATGCGCTTCTGCTCGCCGGACGGCGTCATGGAATTCAAGACCAAGGGCGAGCTGGCCGATGCGCCGGAGGGTTATTTGCCGTGGTTCGCCGTGCCCGGTCGCAGGAGTGCCGACCATGTCCTGGTGACCGGTCACTGGTCGGCGCTGGGACTCCGCATCGAGCCGAACCTGCTGGCGCTCGATTCGGGCTGCCTGTGGGGGCGGCATCTGACGGCGGTGCGCCTGCCTGAGCGGGAAGTGTTCCAGATCGACTGTGCGGGCGAAGACGTTACGTGA
- a CDS encoding HIT family protein translates to MDDCVFCKIVRGEIPATVVLQDEHTLVFMDIGSVNPGHMLVAAKPHVENLQGMDEALAGAMFRSAARAARAIEAVFKPAGISVYQANGAAAGQTVFHAHIHVLPRWENDGLTFTWPVKNPSREELERVAAQLRAAL, encoded by the coding sequence TTGGACGATTGCGTATTCTGCAAGATCGTGCGCGGCGAGATTCCGGCGACGGTGGTGCTGCAGGACGAGCACACCCTCGTCTTCATGGACATCGGCAGCGTGAATCCCGGCCACATGCTGGTGGCGGCGAAGCCGCATGTCGAGAACCTGCAGGGCATGGACGAGGCCCTGGCGGGTGCGATGTTCCGCTCGGCGGCGCGCGCGGCCCGCGCCATCGAGGCGGTGTTCAAGCCGGCCGGCATTTCCGTCTATCAGGCCAACGGCGCCGCGGCCGGACAGACCGTGTTTCATGCGCACATCCATGTGCTGCCGCGCTGGGAGAACGACGGCCTGACGTTCACCTGGCCGGTGAAGAATCCCTCGCGCGAAGAACTGGAGCGCGTCGCCGCACAGCTGCGCGCGGCGCTGTAG
- a CDS encoding carbohydrate kinase family protein, with protein MRTLICGSMAYDTIMVFHDRFKNHILPDQLHILNVAFHVPDMRREYGGCAGNIAYSLKLLGGEPLIMATVGEDSGPYLQRLERLQLDRSHVREVPSTFTAQAFITTDLDDNQITAFHPGAMNHSHFNHVADAQGLTIGIVAPDGRDGMMQHAQEFHDAGVPFIFDPGQGLPLFNGGELLNFLQLADYCCVNDYEARLLSEKTGKPVEELAGMVDAFVITLGANGAEIHAGGRRLAIPSVRPDDLIDPTGCGDAFRAGLLYGIASGMGWEKAGRLASLMGSIKIAHRGGQNHKLVREQIAGRYEAAFGEKPW; from the coding sequence ATGAGGACGCTGATCTGCGGCTCGATGGCCTACGACACCATCATGGTGTTCCATGACCGCTTCAAGAACCACATCCTGCCCGACCAGCTGCACATCCTCAACGTCGCCTTCCACGTGCCGGATATGCGGCGCGAGTACGGCGGCTGCGCGGGGAACATCGCCTACAGCCTCAAGCTGCTCGGCGGCGAGCCGCTCATCATGGCCACCGTCGGCGAGGACAGCGGGCCCTACCTGCAGCGGCTGGAGCGCCTGCAGCTCGACCGCAGCCACGTCAGGGAGGTGCCCTCGACCTTCACCGCCCAGGCCTTCATCACGACCGACCTGGACGACAACCAGATCACCGCCTTCCATCCGGGGGCGATGAACCACTCGCATTTCAACCATGTCGCCGATGCGCAGGGACTGACTATCGGCATCGTTGCGCCCGACGGGCGCGACGGCATGATGCAGCATGCGCAGGAATTCCACGACGCCGGCGTGCCCTTCATCTTCGACCCCGGCCAGGGGCTGCCGCTCTTCAACGGCGGCGAACTGCTGAACTTCCTGCAGCTGGCCGACTACTGCTGCGTCAACGACTATGAGGCCAGGCTGCTGTCGGAGAAAACCGGCAAGCCCGTCGAGGAATTGGCCGGCATGGTGGACGCCTTCGTCATCACGCTCGGTGCCAACGGCGCGGAAATCCATGCCGGCGGCCGGCGCCTCGCCATCCCCAGCGTCAGGCCGGACGACCTGATCGACCCGACCGGCTGCGGCGACGCTTTCCGCGCCGGACTGCTGTATGGCATCGCCAGCGGCATGGGCTGGGAGAAGGCGGGACGCCTCGCCTCGCTGATGGGCTCGATCAAGATCGCCCACCGCGGCGGGCAAAACCACAAGCTGGTGCGGGAGCAGATTGCCGGGCGCTACGAGGCCGCGTTCGGCGAGAAGCCCTGGTAA
- the tpx gene encoding thiol peroxidase, with protein sequence MTTVTLAGNPIHLSGDLPKPGSAAPAFSLVAADLRDLTLKDFAGKRKVLNIVPSLDTPVCATSTRKFNEQAGSLPNTVVLVISADLPFAMKRFCETEGLKNVVSLSTMRGREFLKNYGVGIEDGPLAGITARAVVIIDENDKVAYTELVPEIKQEPNYDAALAALK encoded by the coding sequence ATGACGACCGTTACCCTTGCAGGCAATCCCATCCATCTCAGCGGCGATCTGCCCAAGCCCGGCAGCGCCGCGCCGGCCTTCTCGCTGGTCGCCGCCGACCTGCGCGACCTGACTTTGAAAGACTTCGCCGGCAAGCGCAAAGTGCTCAACATCGTGCCAAGCCTGGACACCCCGGTCTGCGCCACGTCCACCCGCAAGTTCAACGAGCAGGCTGGCAGCCTGCCCAACACCGTGGTGCTGGTGATCTCGGCCGACCTGCCCTTCGCCATGAAGCGCTTCTGCGAGACCGAGGGCCTGAAGAACGTCGTCTCGCTGTCCACCATGCGCGGCCGCGAGTTCCTGAAGAACTACGGTGTCGGCATCGAGGACGGGCCGCTCGCCGGCATCACCGCGCGCGCCGTCGTCATCATCGACGAGAACGACAAGGTGGCCTACACCGAGCTCGTGCCCGAGATCAAGCAGGAGCCGAACTACGACGCGGCCCTTGCCGCACTCAAGTAA
- a CDS encoding DUF3426 domain-containing protein, which yields MMLTRCPTCSTAFRVTPEQLKARAGKVRCGHCKAVFNALESLEDAPPVAEAAPQPAPAAEPIPAAPATAPPAETAAPENIPPEPRADEAGAEAEAAEAEADTAATGSVDILLEDIQATEVPPPARQGGTYAWAAAGVLALALLLAQAVYVFRAELALSQPDWRPQLEELCSQLGCDIPLPRKTDLVSIEASDLHPDPQQKNLLVLAATLKNRAPFVQEYPHLEVTLTDMRDQPMVRRVFAPAEYLSEGANVRAGFAANGDLAVNLWLDTGNVGASGYRLYLFYP from the coding sequence ATGATGCTGACCCGCTGCCCGACGTGCAGCACGGCCTTCCGCGTCACCCCGGAGCAGCTCAAGGCGCGCGCCGGCAAGGTGCGCTGCGGCCATTGCAAGGCGGTATTCAATGCGCTGGAGTCGCTGGAGGACGCGCCGCCTGTCGCCGAGGCGGCGCCGCAGCCCGCTCCTGCCGCAGAGCCCATTCCGGCGGCTCCCGCCACAGCGCCTCCCGCCGAAACAGCCGCACCGGAAAATATTCCACCCGAGCCGCGCGCAGACGAGGCCGGGGCAGAAGCAGAGGCGGCTGAGGCCGAGGCGGATACGGCCGCTACCGGATCCGTCGACATCCTGCTCGAGGACATCCAGGCAACTGAGGTGCCGCCGCCCGCCCGGCAAGGCGGCACGTATGCCTGGGCCGCGGCCGGCGTGCTCGCGCTGGCCCTGCTGCTGGCGCAGGCCGTCTATGTCTTCCGCGCCGAACTGGCGCTCTCCCAGCCCGACTGGCGTCCGCAGCTGGAGGAACTGTGCAGCCAACTCGGATGCGACATTCCACTGCCGCGCAAGACCGATCTGGTCAGCATCGAGGCCTCGGACCTGCATCCCGATCCGCAGCAGAAGAACCTGCTGGTGCTGGCGGCCACGCTGAAGAACCGAGCACCCTTCGTGCAGGAATATCCGCACCTAGAGGTAACATTGACCGACATGCGCGACCAGCCGATGGTCCGCAGGGTTTTCGCGCCGGCCGAGTATCTGTCGGAGGGCGCGAATGTCCGCGCCGGCTTTGCCGCCAACGGCGATCTGGCGGTCAACCTCTGGCTCGACACCGGCAATGTCGGCGCCAGCGGCTACCGGCTGTACCTGTTCTACCCCTGA
- the prmA gene encoding 50S ribosomal protein L11 methyltransferase, whose translation MWLSVSIATDAAHAEALSDALLALGAVSVGVEDADAGTERETPQFGEPGSSPAPLWAHSRVVALFEKDADIPLIAAAAAGEAGLAATPPYEIAEVAEQDWVRLTQSQFEPIRINERLWIVPSWHDAPDPGAINLELDPGLAFGTGSHPTTRLCLEWLCAHVQGAASVLDYGCGSGILAIAAAKLGAGRVTGVDIDENALLAAAGNAERNGVTLHLVHSAQPLDMQFDIVVANILTNPLCVLAPLLAGRTRPAGRIALSGILSTQIEQVRQAYRPAFDLTVWAEREGWALLEGVRK comes from the coding sequence ATGTGGCTCTCCGTCTCGATCGCCACCGACGCCGCGCATGCCGAGGCGCTCTCCGACGCCTTGCTGGCACTGGGCGCCGTCTCGGTCGGCGTCGAGGATGCCGATGCCGGCACCGAGCGCGAGACGCCGCAGTTCGGCGAACCGGGCAGCTCGCCGGCGCCGCTGTGGGCGCATAGCCGCGTCGTCGCGCTTTTCGAGAAGGATGCCGACATCCCCCTGATTGCCGCGGCAGCGGCGGGCGAGGCAGGCCTGGCAGCCACCCCGCCATACGAAATCGCCGAAGTCGCCGAGCAAGACTGGGTGCGGCTGACCCAGTCGCAGTTCGAGCCGATCCGCATCAACGAAAGGCTGTGGATCGTGCCGTCCTGGCATGACGCGCCGGATCCCGGCGCGATCAATCTGGAACTGGATCCGGGGCTGGCTTTCGGCACCGGCAGCCACCCGACGACGCGGCTGTGCCTGGAATGGCTCTGCGCTCATGTGCAGGGCGCCGCCAGCGTGCTCGATTACGGCTGCGGTTCGGGTATATTAGCCATCGCCGCAGCAAAGCTCGGTGCTGGCCGCGTGACGGGCGTCGACATCGACGAGAACGCCCTCCTCGCGGCAGCCGGCAACGCCGAGCGCAACGGCGTGACGCTGCACCTGGTGCATTCCGCTCAGCCCCTCGACATGCAATTCGACATCGTCGTCGCCAACATCCTCACCAATCCGCTCTGCGTGCTGGCCCCCCTGCTCGCCGGGCGCACCCGGCCGGCCGGGCGGATCGCGCTCTCGGGCATCCTGTCCACTCAGATCGAGCAGGTCCGGCAGGCCTATCGGCCCGCATTCGACCTGACCGTCTGGGCCGAAAGGGAGGGTTGGGCCCTGCTGGAGGGCGTGCGGAAATGA